A single genomic interval of Salmo trutta chromosome 13, fSalTru1.1, whole genome shotgun sequence harbors:
- the cbln20 gene encoding cerebellin 20 — MVRVTDNTCPTYAGHKACHCPAHRGQTVGGGIYSGFIGRGPLLVTVYPSHPTVCEHQLPSPSCKMRAIVLLCLLGAALANEYSWNSPGETTKDPKTENLCLADQASCGCCLMQKQMWRMEQFFNMSLNELQRGLEKAKAVVNNVRASRSAFSVALTNTRRCEGPFREAKTIVYQHIFVNLGEGYNNRTGIFTVPRSGVYSLALTVYSDSGAPGANLAACANLMVNMRQVAGCSEQNQQDQEDSTTTVMAIQLQAGDKLSVSLPIGCFLCDEQSHYNTFSGFLLYATD, encoded by the exons ATGGTCCGGGTGACAGACAATACCTGTCCCACATATGCAGGACACAAAGCCTGCCACTGCCCAGCCCACAGAGGACAGACAGTGGGAGGTGGCATTTACTCAGGGTTTATAGGCCGAGGTCCTCTCCTGGTGACAGTCTATCCATCCCATCCGACTGTTTGTGAACATCAACTGCCATCTCCAAGCTGCAAAATGAGAG CTATCGTACTGCTGTGCTTGCTGGGGGCCGCTCTGGCCAATGAATACAGCTGGAATAGTCCTGGAGAGACAACAAAGGACCCCAAAACAGAGAACT TGTGTCTGGCGGACCAGGCCTCCTGCGGCTGCTGCCTGATGCAGAAGCAGATGTGGAGGATGGAGCAGTTCTTCAACATGAGTCTGAACGAGCTGCAGAGGGGCCTGGAGAAGGCAAAGGCCGTGGTCAACAACGTCCGCG CTAGCCGCAGTGCCTTCTCCGTGGCCCTGACCAACACACGCCGTTGCGAGGGCCCCTTCCGTGAAGCTAAGACCATTGTCTACCAGCACATCTTCGTCAACCTGGGCGAGGGCTACAACAACCGCACCGGCATCTTCACTGTGCCCCGCTCTGGTGTCTACAGCCTGGCCCTGACCGTGTACAGCGACTCGGGTGCCCCCGGCGCCAACCTGGCCGCCTGCGCCAACCTGATGGTGAACATGCGCCAGGTGGCGGGCTGCAGCGAGCAGAACCAGCAGGACCAGGAGGACAGCACCACCACGGTGATGGCCATCCAGCTGCAAGCCGGGGACAAGTTGTCCGTCTCCCTGCCCATCGGATGCTTCCTGTGCGACGAACAGAGCCACTACAACACCTTTTCCGGCTTCCTGCTCTACGCCACCGACTAA